One genomic window of Gossypium hirsutum isolate 1008001.06 chromosome D11, Gossypium_hirsutum_v2.1, whole genome shotgun sequence includes the following:
- the LOC107911200 gene encoding uncharacterized protein, whose protein sequence is MGILHFLIPSLCCELKVLQARNIEPKYPGNLFVRYYLFSGSNKRVQVDSHEISSKLDPIWNESFSLECSGTQESINGLKQQTLVFELRCRSKVMPVLGKMGKSKLFGRSEIPWKAVLESPNMEIEKYWVTMSVNDRVLESLKPPSLQISMKLVQGPAIVEKEKKKKRKQSLKNSWDGCGCKDVGGGCCSCADYEIFALAAAMEAL, encoded by the coding sequence ATGGGTATCCTTCATTTCCTTATTCCCTCTCTTTGTTGTGAACTAAAAGTCTTGCAAGCCAGAAACATAGAGCCAAAGTACCCTGGAAATCTTTTTGTGAGATACTATCTTTTTTCAGGAAGCAACAAGAGAGTTCAAGTAGACAGCCATGAGATCTCCTCAAAGTTGGACCCCATTTGGAATGAATCCTTCTCCTTGGAATGCTCGGGAACCCAAGAATCTATCAATGGCCTGAAGCAACAAACCCTAGTTTTTGAGCTCCGTTGCAGGAGCAAAGTGATGCCAGTTCTTGGAAAGATGGGGAAGTCAAAGCTTTTTGGAAGATCTGAAATACCATGGAAGGCTGTTTTAGAATCACCAAACATGGAGATTGAGAAGTACTGGGTTACCATGTCAGTCAATGATCGTGTTCTTGAAAGTCTTAAGCCTCCTTCATTACAAATATCAATGAAATTAGTTCAAGGTCCAGCAATTGtggaaaaagagaagaagaagaagagaaaacaaaGTTTGAAGAACAGCTGGGATGGATGTGGATGCAAAGATGTTGGTGGAGGGTGCTGCAGCTGTGCAGATTATGAAATATTTGCACTAGCGGCGGCTATGGAAGCACTTTAG